The DNA sequence GGCCGATGGCGATGACGCCCAGCCGCTGGTAGTTGGGCAGGCCGTCGAGGAACAGGATCCGGTCGGTGAGGATCTCCGCGTGCTTCATCTCATCGATCGACTCGGCCCGGGTGTGCGAGGCCAGGCGCGCCCAGCCCCGGTCCTCCTGCATCTTGGAGTGCAGGAAGTACTGGTTGATGGCGGTGAGCTCCGCGGTGAGCTGCTCGTTCAGAAAGTCGATGACCTGCTTGTCGCCCTGCATCGTGTCCTCCTCGGTGGGGGTGGGATGACACGTGTCGCCGACAGCGACGCAAGGCCGCCCGCGACACCGAGTCCAGTACTGGGAACAGTACAAGAGTTCGGGGCGCGGAGGCGCCATTGCGCGGGGCCGGCCAGTCAGCCCGCGATCTTCAGTTCGATCGTTCCACCCTCGGCGGGTTTGGACCGGAGAATCGCCTGAATCTTCTTCACGCAGGCACCACAGTCGCGGCCGGCGCCACAGCTGCGGCCGATCTTGTTGACGGAGGTGTGGCCGCACGCGATCTGTGCTCGGATGTCTTCGTCCGTGAAGGCGTGGCACATGCACACATACATCGGGATCCTCCACGGTCGGCGGGTGACGGCTGCCGACGCGGGGTCGGCGGCCGGGGCTGAACTGGCAGGCTCAGGTTAGCCTGCCCATACTTTAACAAGTATGCGCCCGATCGCCGTGTGATGCGCGTCTCAATACCGCCCATCGGGAGGTGGCCGACGCGCAGGGGCCGCACGTCGGTCAACTCCGACCTGTCAGTGGGGGTCGTGCTCGATCTCGGTGTAGACGTCGCGCCCGGACCGCCGACGGCGCCCGCCCGGAATCCTGTTGACGAGTTCGGTCAGCGGCTCGACGGCGGCGTTGAGCGTGATGACGGCGTCGTGCAACCGGTCGATGGTGTCGCCCAGCTCCACGAGCTGGTCCAGGGTGCCGCCTTCGGCGGTGAGCTTCTCCACGAAGCCCTCCTCCGCCAGCAGGCGTTCGGCCAACCCGTCCGCACCGAGGATGCGGTCGAGCACGCCGCCCTCCGCGGTGATGCGGTCGAGCGCGCCGCCGTCGGAGAGCAGGCGGTCGATGGGGCCGTCCGCGGCCACGAGATGGTCCAGCCCGCCGCCCTCACGCAGGAAGCGGTCGACGGGGCTGCCGGGCCGGGCGAGCCGCTGCACCGGCCCTTCCTCGGACAGGACCCGGTCGAGCGCGCCGCCCGGCGCCATCGCCTGGCCCAGCGGGCGGTCGTTCGCCGTGACCTCCGCCAGGCGCTGCAGCAAGGCGATGGGGCCGTTCGGATCCGTGAGCAGCTTGTTGATCTGCTCGGCCAGCCCGCCGGGCCCCACCACGGCCGAGAACTGGTCGGCGTAGCCGCCGGGGCGGCGCAGCGGTCCGTCGGGCGCGACGAGCTGACCCATGCCGAGGGTCGCCTGCGTCGCCGCCACGGCGACCTTCGCCGGAAGAGTGATCAGGTCCACGAATCCCATGCGAAAACATTAACCGAGTCGGATGCGTCCCACGCCCCGGCGGCGCGCGGGGCCGCGACCGGGCGGGTCAGGCGTCCGCGACGTGCGCGCCGTGCCCCTGGGCGCGAAGCTCCGCCCGGATCCGCTCGGCGGCATCGTCCATCTGCTCGGGCGGGGTCTGCGCGTCGGCCAGGGACAGATCGAATCCCGACATGTCGGCCGCGGGGAACACGTGCAGGTGCAGGTGCGGCACCTCGAATCCGGCGATGAGCATCCCCGCGCGGGGGGCGTCGAAGGCGCTGCACACCGCCTTGCCGATGTGCTGGGCCACGGCGGAGCAGTGGGCGAACAGCGCCGGGTCGACGTCCTGCCAGTTGTCGACCTCGACGCGCGGCACGACGAGCGTATGGCCCGGCGCGACCGGGGCGATGGTGAGAAACGCGACCACGCTGTCGTCCGACCACACGAATCGGCCGGGGATCTCGCCTGCGATGATCTTGCTGAATACGGTTGCCATGGGTACGAGCATCGCCGACTGCGGCCCCTCCCGCCACCGCGCCCGCCGCCGGTGCGAGGGCCGGTTCCGCCCCACGTATTCTGTGCGGGTGCGCGTACTCGTGATCGGCTCCGGAGCCCGTGAACATGCCCTCGTGTCGTCGCTCGCCGACGACCCCGCCGTCGAGGCCGTGGTCTGCGCGCCCGGCAACGCCGGCATCGCCGCCCGGGCGCAGGTGGTGCCGGTGGACGCGGCATCGGGCGACGCCATCGTCGCACTGGCGAAGGACACCGCCGCCGACCTTGTCGTCATCGGCCCCGAGGTGCCGCTGGTGCTCGGCGTCGCGGACGCCGTGCGGGACGCGGGGGTCGCCTGCTTCGGGCCGTCGGCCGCCGCCGCCCGGATCGAGGGGTCCAAGGCGTTCGCCAAGGAGGTCATGGCCGCGGCCGGGGTGCGCACCGCGCGCGCCGAATCCGTGGACAACCCGGGCGACCTGGACGCCGCTCTCGACCGCTTCGGACCCACCTGGGTGGTCAAGGACGACGGCCTGGCCGCCGGCAAGGGCGTCGTCGTCACCGCCGACCGCGAACACGCCCGCGCGCACGCCGCAGCGGTGCTCGACAGCGGGCATCCGGTGCTGCTGGAGTCTTTCCTGTCGGGGCCCGAGGTCTCGCTGTTCTGCCTGGTGCACGGCCGCACGGTGGTGCCGCTCCTGCCGGCGCAGGACCACAAGCGCGCGGGCGACGGCGACGCCGGCCCCAACACCGGCGGCATGGGCGCCTACGCGCCGCTGCCTTGGTTGCCGCAGGAGATGACCGACCGGATCGTCGACGAGGTCGTGGTCCCCGTGGCCGCGGAGA is a window from the Tomitella gaofuii genome containing:
- a CDS encoding HIT family protein encodes the protein MATVFSKIIAGEIPGRFVWSDDSVVAFLTIAPVAPGHTLVVPRVEVDNWQDVDPALFAHCSAVAQHIGKAVCSAFDAPRAGMLIAGFEVPHLHLHVFPAADMSGFDLSLADAQTPPEQMDDAAERIRAELRAQGHGAHVADA
- the purD gene encoding phosphoribosylamine--glycine ligase — protein: MRVLVIGSGAREHALVSSLADDPAVEAVVCAPGNAGIAARAQVVPVDAASGDAIVALAKDTAADLVVIGPEVPLVLGVADAVRDAGVACFGPSAAAARIEGSKAFAKEVMAAAGVRTARAESVDNPGDLDAALDRFGPTWVVKDDGLAAGKGVVVTADREHARAHAAAVLDSGHPVLLESFLSGPEVSLFCLVHGRTVVPLLPAQDHKRAGDGDAGPNTGGMGAYAPLPWLPQEMTDRIVDEVVVPVAAEMADRGCPYTGLLYAGLAIDSEGPAVVEFNCRFGDPETQAILPLLRTPLGGVLAAAADGTLGTLPPLEWRAGAAVTVVLAAQNYPGTPRTGDAITGSGLTEGQDGTAVLHAGTARNEDGRLVSAGGRVLNVTGTGDDLAGARAAAYDRLARISLPGAHHRTDIGLAAEQGRISI
- a CDS encoding (2Fe-2S)-binding protein: MYVCMCHAFTDEDIRAQIACGHTSVNKIGRSCGAGRDCGACVKKIQAILRSKPAEGGTIELKIAG
- the bfr gene encoding bacterioferritin, producing the protein MQGDKQVIDFLNEQLTAELTAINQYFLHSKMQEDRGWARLASHTRAESIDEMKHAEILTDRILFLDGLPNYQRLGVIAIGQTVTEMFEADKQVEVAAVDRLQRGIEYMRSVGDVTSARLFEAILEDEEEHIDYLDRQLDLINQLGEPLYLSTHVES